The DNA region ACTAGTCATGTATCGTGAAagtcaaatgaaaaattcatatgtCAGATGAAAAAATCATAGTCTGAAAGGCATGGAAGCGTTATATTTCGAGAAAACTTCGTAATTTTAAGGAAATATCaatgttttcatcttttaaagCTCCACAATCATAAGTGATAATCAAATGGACccgttttaaagattttgtcaaTTCAAtagtttatgtatatttttgatgagtttatttaaacacaAAGTTAATATAACTAGCttaattaattcatatttgTTGACTTGTATTGTACAATTGTTTGCATGTTAACTTGCTTTGTATAGACATATTGGTCTCCCATTTTAAAGATATGATTACATTGCAACAAAGCAATCAATTGTCAGCAGTAGCCAGCTATTACCCCACTCAGACTACTGAAGTATAGGTGTCATGCACTTCTAAATAACCTGATTGTTTACCTAGTGTCATAAACCAacatacacaaacttgttgtTAGAATCAAAAGCTGtcattgtacatgtttatactGTCCCACTCTTCTTTTATTACCTGTTCAAAAGGCTAATTGTGAGTCAGACTTTCATACCTTCATTATTTACATGCTCAAATATCATGGAAGATTTGATACTTGCATCAGTCATAATTGGAATGCTAATTGACTATGCATGCAGAGTGACACAAATTATTGAAGTCAACATGTAGATAGAGgttcaaattcatttattaagtttctctcttttttacttttataagacttttaaaattattaattaactttTAAGTTTATGGTCAAATTCTGACTGAAGTCTTTTTTGATAATCTTGGGGCAAGGTTTCTTAATTCTTGTTTTTCTTGATGTTGTGATTGGCAATGCACCTTTATTCATGAGAGAATATGCACTGTACATAAAGATGAAAAAGATTAATCATGAATGAATCACTGATTAAAtcacttttataaaaaaaaaatgtctttaacaCTAAATAATGTAACGGTTAAACCTTTCCTTTAATGGTATTTCAAGTGTATACAGGTAAAAATGTCAGCAACCTTTAATAAATTTTGGTCCTTTCTGAATGAGATAAAACCAACCCTAATTGATGGGGGAAAcctttttgttgataaatgtaCCGAGTATTTACACTCCTTTAAATATTGTGACGTTAAACTAGCAGGAATTTAAACACTTTTGGCCTAATCTTGATGTCAATAAACATAATCTTTGGTCTATGTAAACGTCAGTGAATATTCGTAATCAGAATTCCTTTGATAGTGAACTAGTATTGGTGTGTATTCCCGCCATTGAGCTGGAATTTGCATGCCTCAGCAAGTTCCGGCTTCTCACAGGACATTTAAATGTTTGTACAAGTTTGAACTAGAATATAGTAGGTAAAATTACATGCCATTTAATTTTAGCCAAGCCTGTGTAGGGCAATTCTTTTAATGAATGCTTCATATGACactgcaagaaaaaaaatcaatgaatagTACCTCAGGCTTACTGGTTATTTGGTGTCAGTAATGTGCTTGTTGACAATAGATGTACATTGTACAATTCATTTGGTCTTTTGAAATCTATCCTGCTTTTATAGAAATGAACAATTAATACATTCTTCAGTATAAATGATTGAAAGCCAAATAAGATTTTGTAAGTGAGTTTTTTACACTGTGCAAATTACTATGgttgttggttgttttttttgtaataaaaacatgggcagtttagaaattttatttttaggtgtttattttttaagtttttgttttaaatatggagttctttatacatgtattaaatgtttaatgatGTACAACTGTATAATGCACATAAACTTTAAAGATGTTTAGTAAGTGTATACAATCTACATACACATGCTGAATATCTATTTGTTTTAACGAACCATTCAAGTTTAGATTCTGGACTTTGTGAACtcttaatacagtaaaacacaatTAAAGCAAATATGCCTATAATGAAtagacgcttacagcgaagtgatttttgTTCCCCCTGACTATAtaacatgttgtaaatttgacggatataacaaattttggttataacgaagcaaaatcacccatccctggcacttcgttataaccgtgttttactgtatatgacTGTATGCCTTTTTTCATTGATTAAAGCTGATTACAGCCTGCTactattaaaacaattaatgtCAAGTAAAATCAATTTGCACTCGGTACATCAGTCTCatctatttttcattgaaaataaaaggCTAGTTACTATGGGACAAACTAGTTTGATAAAGTATTGCAGATTACATAGAATACAGGTAGATTTAGTATGGCAAGATccacattttattgaaactttCAAGCTAAACACTAAACTCTGGTTCAAGCCAGGTGCAAGGATCTGGAATTAATCTGCAGAGCACATTGAACCATTTTAAAGGCATTGAACCAAtctaaattaaaaatgctaGGCACAAGATTATATAGACTACTTGCTACAATTTTTTATGCATTTGCAGTTTCTTTATTGCTATCAGGTTAGCTGCAAATGTAAAACTGAAAAGGGAAATCAATTTAGATTAAGTTTGCCCTGCTAATATTAATGGAAGGggatatatcattcactatgTGTATAGTATTTTTTCTTGCAAACCTATTAGTTTGCTTTGCAGGTATTTCAATATCCATCTATTGAAAAGAATCCTAGCACAATATTGATACAAACAATCAAACCATtctatatgatatatatatatactgcatGGACAGTGGACAAGTTTCATGTATTGAAAGAAGTGTATTCAAATGTTTCCTGCTGTACTTATTGCATGTATGGACCCATTGATTGttcatttgaattatttattttgtagataAATACATGTGATCAAAATGTAGCCAGGTGCTGTGAAATAATAGAACTCAATGCCAAAGTTCAAGGACAGCTGTTCAAACTCCTACAGGTCACTGCTGAGTCAGGTAATGTCAAAGAACTTAGCATTTGAAATTAAACTGGAAAATCCTGAAGTAAAATTGttcatttgttaaaaatgtatacatgtattttgaacaaGTACCAGCTGTAGCACTATAGCTTTGGTAATGAAAATGGATTTTGCATAGtttagaaaattatttaaaattattacctGATCCAcaaatttgcatattttattcTTGATAGCAGTAAGCAGGTCACAATGTTTCCAAAAAAgggttttttaaaacagttgatATCAGTATGCTTACACAATAATcgtggatttaaaaaaaaaaaaaattgggaggATTCCCTTTTAGTTATTTTTACTGTTGGAAACTGTGGATCCCGTATTTAGTCTAATTTAGACAGAATGATGGTCCAACTTACACGTATTGATATAAATTGTATTAATGAATCAGAATAAAATCATTGCATGGTGCTGACAGAGGAATAATTACAGATATAAAATGCAAAGTGGTCAAGATCAGATCTGTGTTTCTAGCATATCTCAACTTGATATTCCTTTCCCTTATTTTGCTGGTTTGAGTTATGGAAGTGCATAGATAAGAGAAAAAGAGGCAAACAGGGTGTACTGGGGATAATGGTGTTTGTTGATTTCATAACCTGAACAGTCTATCTGATCTTGAGTGTCATACTTTGTTCAGTGATAAATCAGATTCCACAGGGTGTGCAAATATGTCTCATAGTTACCATTAGAGGGGAGAGAAAGGGTAAACCCGGCCCTTCTTTCAGGGATATTGAAACTGAAATCTACTCATAAAAATGTTGTGTATTTCAATTTAGTGTTGACAGTTTGCCAAATGTTTTGCACAAAATGATTACCTGGTAAATTATGCTTGACTTTAGtctaaattaaatataattataacataAGTAAATATCGTTGGATTTGGACCAAAACAGTTAATTAGCTGAGCTGTAATCTGATTATAACCTTCGATCGTTCTGTCCACTAGACTCCACTTGTCCGTTCATTGTCCCATTTCTACGAGTTTATACAACCGCTACCTGCCTGAACTTTCTATCTAATTGTGTTCTGTCTGTCATGCAGTAAAATGATCCTGAAAGGGAGCTTTTATTTCCATGAATAGCTATTATGCCAGTGCACAATGCTTGAAACTCTTTTGATACTTTATGTCAATATAATGTGAAACTTGTATGcagaaattcatattttatcttGGCTTCTCCTTCTGGAAAAATGAACAATTTGCTTATCATGCAAAAACACTATAGTATGTAACATGCAACAGGCAGGTTAATTCcattagaatttattttgtaaaaattccccttactttttcaaaaagattaaaGAACATGTTTTGCCACACTATGCTCTTTTTGTGTTGTTGAATGGGCCTATGCAGACTTCAATttacacatatcatatattgtttataaatatgtcaatgaatgtgatttcaatttttacaatttttatatgtgCAAGTTTATAAGGGAAAGCAATATAATACAGATAACACTTTAGGATTATTCAAAatattggtaattatttttatcctTATTTTATAATCACATGAGCAAATATATGAGATTATACTGAAGAATATTAAATTTTGGGCTTGTATTTCAGTGAAATgtctttattaattaaaaaaaagtgaaaggGGAAGGGCATTATCAAATGTTACCATCAAATTCATGGaattaatatcattataaaaatttgtttaaatctgATTGCCTGTGGTGTGTTTTAGGTGGCATGTATGGAGGGGCCAGTATCATCAAGTCCCGCCTCTTGCCGTTCCTGGGTCAGAATTTCTTCACCTCGGGAGGGTCAGTCACCGCCGATACAAGCCTCAGTGTCCTCGCTGAGGCAGCTGCCAAGAACCGTGAAATTGACGACCTGCAGGACATGTACGAGACCTCACTCAACGAACTGGAGGCAGACCTCAAGGACAAGGAAGCAGAGAACCAGGACCTCAGAGATGAGTATGTGCCTCAGTAACAAAGGTCCTCACGGAAGTGTTGTATGTGCCTGCAAATAACCTTTTATATGCCAATAAGGTGATGAGAGGTAGTTCAGGGGAAGGGAAATACAACATAGGCCAAAGGGATTAAGTTACGGTTCAaagaatttaaagtaaatatgaTTAGGGTTTGCaaaatatggaaatattttaaattgtgcagtgaattttcagtattatgtataaaatggtagGTGAAAGAGTTGATGATGGATTCCAGATCTGAAATCTGCTTGCAAAAGTATATGATCAGTTCAAAGATTCATGAATTGATCCTCTTAATTATTATTATGTTATTGATTAGAAAGATAGGGAGTGCAATAGAAACATAAAAGCAAcatcaaaataatttcaacaCAGACAATTGTTACTTACAAGCatcatatacataaaaaattccTTGTACCAAAGCCGATCctagggaaaaaaatatattggatATGTACGGTACATGAGGTTCATgtaagagatacatgtataaacaggAGGTTAGAAGGAGGTGTGTACTGGGGTTACAGATGAATGTTTTCTGATAAATTTGATACCTTTACAGACTTCTTGACGCAAAGACTGAATTAGACCGCAGCACTCGTACATCAACCAGCGACAAGATATTCCTCGAAAATGAGAACCGAGATCTTCGCAGAAAGTAAGAGTCTTTAATTGTTTGTTTGTCTTTACACAGATTATTGGAGGCAAAAGATAATCTCAATAGGAGTCTAAGGGAGTCCACTAGCAACAAAATGCTAGGAGAGGTTGAAGTCCGAGAACTACGCAGAAAGTAAGAGCCTGATCAAAGCGGCGAACCCTATAGCGCTCTTACGCCTCCATCTCatattatcataatttaatcttctcattttttttttgtttaatttttaaaaatagatactTTGTATATTCCAAACCCTCCATATGCTGTTTCTGctacattgtttaaaaatatatcgtaTATGTATCGTTGAAAGCTTGGTACCAGCATTATTGTGTATCATCCTTGCTTCTCGTGTAACGATCACCTCTACATTACTCGTGTTCTGCAAACATCCGGTGTTGGTTCTCGCTGTTGCTTCATCTCTGTGGGTTTGGTGCACCTAATACCCCCAAAATGCTCTTATGTTTCAGCTTTGTCTGCAAATCCATATATTTATTGTCATTGTACAAttttaacagaatcaaaagtGCTTTCAATGTGTAAGAAAATCctctttgaaatttgtttcaatgtttaaaagAGTTTGAGAGTTCTTTGttgtatatatattagaaaTTATTGTGTTCAAGCTTTACAGTTAatttaacattcattttatcaaagttgaaaaaataaataatgattcaGAATGCAATCAGTATGAAAATTTAACCATAAATTGTTCTCTCATAAATGTTACCGTATTATCTATACATCTGATTTATTCAGTTGTTGGAactttgttaatttattatCTCCCCTATATATATTCACCcatgtatatcaataagaaCAAAAGTTTTAACAAGTTCCTAAAGATGTGTGGCATTTTCTTTTTGACATTCATTTGTGTAGACTAGCATTAGCGGAAGATGAAGTGCGAACATTGCGATCAAAAGCGGGCATGATGACCGATTACGAAACTCAGATTCGTCACTTACGTGACGATATCGCTCTTCTGACGGCCCGCCGAGATTCCCTGTATCGGTCCACTTCCAGCTTCGCTAAGGACGACAGTATTTTGTCCTCCACTATTCGGGAGGAGAAGAAGCCTGGGTAAGGTGTCGGAGCGACACATCGCTTGGCTTAGCTTCACTGACCCTTAGCTTCACTGACCCTTAGCTTCACACACTTGTAGTCTAACATCTGGTGATGGAAAAATGTCTCTTTAATTTTTGTCTGCATAAActgctttcttttttttataactgcaaaatcatcttcttttttttaaatttatatctgttgtagttttaatattgtaattttatatactCAGAGTTCAGACTGTTTTCTCTAATCTTTCTGTATTTGAATGAAAGAAATAAGGTTATTTCACAGTTGGAGAAAAAATCTTGGGTCTAACACAAACATTTACTAAGATATCAGAGATAAAACAGAGCTTGTCATACTAATGAAAAACAACAGGGCATGCTTTAGTTTGTACCAAATCTCAGATAGTCACACAACTATGGAGTGTCATGTCAATAGGAAGGAGTTATATGACTTCCTTATGTTGAATAAAAGATaccatatttcatatttatatgtcagattttgaaaaaactaaattttagatatttacAATCAAGGTTGAGATTTAGCCAGTTTAGAAAATAAGTTGCAAGTTTACATCTAACATTGAGAAAAGGGGCATTGATGATGACAAATGTTTCTAATCAATTAACAACTTACACTGATTGGTGGATAAGGGAAGGTTTGCCTGGTGTGGATATATGAAACATAATTCTACCAAAAGTTGGGGCAAGGGTAGGGTGgacaaatttgtgaaattttcTTATTTCTCTTTGTGCTTACAAAACATGTATTCAATTCCttgaagaaatcaaattatttcTTGGTATTGTCTGAGATTGCAACAGATTAAAACACAAGTTACtctctttattatttttcaatgtttaattagcaaacttaagattttttctttgttgAATTCTTTTCTCAAGAAGAGaaagttaacagttttaatgaaaaatgtttaatcagcaaatttttttttgcatttatgaaattttatgtCTGAATTCCtcacataataaaaaaaatatgaaaacattatTATGATATTCAATACAAATGCAGTTAAAGTATACTGAATTAAGGGGACATTTTTCACATGCCTAGTAGTATTAGTTCACTGGAGTTCCACACTGTCAACAGACCACAGTAGAGGAGGAGCGTCATTAGTCACCCACCCCAGCAGTTACAAACCCCACCCCCTATTATAAACCCCTTCCTATATGTCACTGTTCTTCTCCAGGCTAGCTGATGCCCAGGACGAAATTCACAAACTGCGCTCTAAGGCAGGTCTGGTTGATGATTATGAGAGACAGGTTAGAAACCTGAGGGATGAGCTGTCCCTAGCCTCCACCAAAAAGAGCTATCTGGACAAGTAAGTGGCCACTGGGAAAGGGGTACATAGATAGCAAGTCAGGATTTGTTATACCCtggtacaaatattttattgtaagaTCCATGCAAAACTTAAAACATCAGATGACTTACCATGTCAGACTTGGAGATGGGTCTGGACAAGAAATTACATAGAGGTAAGTAAAAGGCATCTATTGAAATCTTGATGATGGCAGCTTCCAGCAAAGTCAAAAATCGGAGAATATTCATTTTATCGTAACACAccgttatcttttttttttttttttataaatgttttattttggttgcatttttctttcaaatttgttATGTACTACAGTTTTAAATGTATGTGTGTAAGTGTGATGTACAGGTAATTCTTCAAATCTATTGAAAATTCATGTCATATAAATCAATGTAGTAGATAGAAAAAGATGTGATCACGTTTTTGACTCCTCCTTAGTATGAAGTGTTCACTAAAAAATATATAGCCGGTAGGTAATTAGAACAGTAGAAAACTTGTTATTAGTGACTCTATAAACCCTGGGTAGCAGTAGAGATGATTAGAGACCAGGTAATGTATGATGCTCTCTACCCTCAATGGCCAACTGCTTGTATTGTGGCCCGAGTGCTAGAGTTCCTTATGTGTGTGTGTCACTGTGAGTCTTTTATCCACAGTTAATAGAGAGCATGATAAAGAAAATTATAGCACAGATCACAAAATACTTGAATGCAGTTAAACGAACCTAATGAATCACCACTTATTGATCTGCATGACTTTCACCAATGTAAAGGAAAACACATGTACCAATATATATggagattttaaaacatgtataatgaaGAAACAACTGGTAACTGAACTCATTATTTAATCactaaatcaaatgaaattattgaatatatctcaaagttttcaaactttgtttttatatttaaaaaaaaaaaatgtttagaattTAAAAGAAACTGAATTTTATTGGCTTGGGAGTTAAAAACAGTTGCGATGTGAATTTCAGTGACGTGTACAGCTCCCTTGGTTCCTACCGCTACACCCCCCGGGTTGGATCCCCCCTCTCCATTGATGACCCAGTACAGCGTGTCAGGCAGCAAAACTACATCTCCCGCTGGAACGACATGTTCTCTCAGGACCGTCTAGATGCGATGGACACCCTTCGCAGATACTCGGATGATTACGAAAACAATCAAAGAATCATCTTCTTAGCTATTCAGGTCTGTTAGATGATCAATTGTCAACTGAAATTATGGAACTGTTCCATATGTATGTTGACTTGTTCTAATATTTTGGAAATGTGTGTTAATTGTAGGAAGCCTTCAGTGTAGCTAAGCTGGCTTTCCGTCAGTTTAAGATGAAGGTTCGGGCTAACCTGGCAGCAACTCACATTGGCCCTGAAACCCTGGAGGAGGCGGTACAGGATTACATCAACCGTAACACTGACCTCTGTGACCTCACCGGAATGGTAGCTGTAAGTAAACTGTGTCTAGTATACAGTTCATAGATCAGTCTATAACATTACTGGAGGTTCTTTAATACAACATGTTATTTTTTCTATAGCTTACTGATTTAATTTGATTCATACATCAGTCTTACTGCATTGTAAAAGGTTTTTGCTATACGAcatgttgatttttaatttagGATGTTATTCGGGCTCTGAACCGTAGCCCCAAGGTCTTCCTTCCACCAGACGCAACCTTCTCCATTGTCCAGCCATTCATTCGCGAGTCCTGCAAACTCGCCTGGAACATGAGTGCTCTGGCTCACCCTCTGGACATCGCTGTAGCAACAGATGCTGAGCTCTTTGACAACAACAAGTGAGAACTCGCtcaatatagtaaaaaaaaaaattgtcatgaaacagtttttgtgtaaaattatctgattttctataaaatatttaacatttaagtAAGTTTTTTCCTATGAAACACATGTaatgtgacaaaataaaaatgttttgaaagatTAGTTTTTTACAGACAGATTTTGTAATATGAGCCCTGTTTAGGAATTTGTTCGCTACtattatttatatgtatgtCTTTGTGGTCACTTTAAGGTACCGCCGTAGCTACGACTCTGAGTACACAGCACCACTTGTGAACCACCACATCTGGCCAGCCCTGATGCAGGGGGCCAAGGTCCTGATGAAGGGAGAGGCCTGCACCCGCAGGGGAGCTTCTCTGGTGAGTGAGGGCAGAAAATTACTCTGGAGAAAATAAATTCCTTTTATCCATACAGTGTATTAGTTATGTATAATAATTTTCCATAAGTTTATATAAGGATTTTGCAGGCacagaaattcaaattgttttctagctgaaaattttgttttaccaGTAGTCATATTCATGACATGATGTTTTACAGTATTATACATTAGAAATTTTTCATAAGACAAAAGACTGAATTTAGTTCAGATGTACAGGTATTTACATTCAACTTATTTCTTTTCAAACCTGACTGATGTACACATTCAAGAATcagaataaataaatttgttgcAACATTCTATTATTATGGGAATCATTTGGTGACAAAGTGTGTACACCTTGTAACAGTGAATAATTACTTCAGATTGAGGAGATAAAGGTCTGGTAATGTACACCTAGTTGATAGGCTGAAGGGTTTTATGGTTTTATTTGAAGGGAGAATAATGCGGTAGATTTACAGTGCTTATGGGACATATTGCTTCCACTTGCATTCAGGTGGTGCAGGGCTTTTACAGCACTTTCTTTAGATGAGTAATGTCCTACAAGTCAAAATTGTATAAATAGAACAAACTTTACAGAGTTGCTGTTGGAATTGCAAACTGTAAACCttgatatatttaatgtcaTCGAAGTTTTTtctagtttaaaaaatatgaatcacAAAAATATAATCACAATGCAAACACTTTATAAATTGGTATAAAGATGGTTCCATTTCATTTGATAGTGGTTATGGTGTCATTTTTGGTGTAAACGTACATGTGCCTCAATGAGATATTTCAGCTTTAATGAACCTATCTTATGCAAGTTATTCCaaatttctctttaaaaaaaaattggtaaaactCAGAAAACAGGTGTTAGCTATTCTGTTCTGCTGCTAATAGATAGCTACCTTGATTTTTCTGTGAGGTgctattttttttgcaaaattttgctGTTTCATCTCAAccacaaaaaaattcaattgtaaaaatattttttatttaatttttatatctataaattcaaaaattgcttttttgaatcaaatatgcaaaaaaattgCACCAACAGAAAAAACAACAGTTATATGGTGTGTCCTCCAAAATAATACTCCACTTAATTGAATGTGTTTGTCTGCCTTTTTAGGGTGCCTCTCGCAGAAGCAGGAGCCCCACCAGGTCAGTGAGCCCCTCCCCCAGGCCCCGCTCCAGGTCCCGTTCAGCCAGTCCCTCCCGCCGCATCCGCAGCCGATCCGTTAGTCCAAGCCGGAGTAGGAGTCCGTTTAGCTCTGGTGCTTGGTAATGAGCATCTTGTGCAACGTGCGTGCCTGTAGTGCACATGATCTGGGTCATCTAGGActtgatgtttatttttaaaaagtttagaaCTTTAATTAGATCACCTCATTCATATATGGCTTGCTAATTTCTATTATTTGATCAttgctttattttgtttatgaaaattattacaGCAGATTtatgatggttttttttttttttaagaatttcaaAAGAAGCTGAATCAGTGTTTGAGTATAGTTAAGATTTTTGTATACTGATGATTTTGTGTGACTATTAACCTAATTGTAATATCGTTGTCAAGTTATTTATTGTCAATTTAGCTAACGGTTGTAGAATCCATGCACCATTTGTCTAGCTGAAAATTCTGTTTTTCTGTCGCTAAAATCTATAGCAGGAATGAGGTGAATCTTTGCCATCTTTGGAGTTACCACGGTAACAGGGTTACAAAAGTGCAGAACATGGAACCATGGGAGATAACTATGTTTTACCATGTTATCGAATCAAATCCATTGTTGCTGCATCTACTTCTGTGATAAATTTTAACCTAGAATTAACAAATTGATATTTCATACTTTGTGTATTTCTCTTTCTTTGATTTACTCATATTTTGCCCTCTAATATAAGCTTTTAACAAAAGAAATGCTTTATTCTAGCTTTATACTTTCttgatataaaattgttttttgaaaatcaCTGTATATAGTCTCTTCTCACTTGTTTTAGTTACCTGTCCAATAAATCTAACACACTTAgcataaaatgttatataacaaatgttatataacatttacaGTGAACATCTACGTTTGgccaaatttcatttctttgggTGTACTGTTTTGGGGAACTGTAATTTTTTTGGTGCTTGTGAAATTTCATATCCATCTCTGCTGTGATATTTTTGAGTTTGAACTATTAAATTAAATAGTTCACTTTTTCCGTCCATTATTTCATgtttttgctatatattttatataatatcattgcTTAAGGTATGGAGAGTATTTTTGTTGTAGAGACACTTGTTTAGAAGTTTTATCCCTGTAAAAGCaagttgtgtatttttattacacCATCAGTATTTTTGACAAGTTGGAACTGcttggttttaattttacaaaattctttttaattaagaatACATTTATCTCTATTTTTTACCAaggttttcttttaataatcTCTCaagagaacaaaaaaaaaacaaccccgtTGAATTTTATAAAGTTAACACCAGGCAAATCATCATTTGGAAGTCTGAAATGAATGTTGACAtgaagaaagtgaaagtagtcaACAAATTCcaacatgtatttatctattaCTGTGATCTAATTCGATTGATATGTTTAAGTGTATTTAAATAGTAAATTATGTGTAgtcaaatatataataaatttgtgGAAttgcttttgtttgtttattgtgCTACTGCAACCTGACTGCTAAAATTTTGGCACTGAAAATTCTTCATTGGTTTATCatactatacatgtaccatgtaatCTTGAAATTGCTCAAGAAGGTGCAATATTATAAGAGGTATCGTACTTCAaggcatatttttttcacaaaatccCTCCGTACACTTCATTTGTGCTAGTAATTTTCTAGAAGAccttttaattttgattgaaataaatgaacattttcaaCCACATTTGATAGAAATTGAGGAACAAATTCGTTAGCTACCCAATTTGTATAAGAAATAGTCATTTTTCCTAAGGTTGTGAACAATTTTGCAGAGAGatattactgtacatgtatgtacttaaATTATTTCTAAGAAGAGAAGTGTGAGAAAAACTACGACAGTGAATAGATATTATATCACCATGGACAGTAAATAACAGATTGTAAAATATTCTACATATAGTGTAAATCTCAAGAGAGGGACACCAAAATAGCAAAGAAGTGCTTTCAAGTAGTTAATTTATATTTGTGTGAAGAATTATACTCATTTCTGGAATCTGGTATTTTACATTAAATGAATCGCTGGTCAATGCTGATTAATATTCAAGGAAAAATTCTGACTCTGACTTTTACAAAAGAATGGTTTGATGGTAA from Crassostrea angulata isolate pt1a10 chromosome 7, ASM2561291v2, whole genome shotgun sequence includes:
- the LOC128191441 gene encoding mitochondria-eating protein-like isoform X7 gives rise to the protein MAESLRRLVNIGTFTVLQEKLERWLDNYYINTCDQNVARCCEIIELNAKVQGQLFKLLQVTAESGGMYGGASIIKSRLLPFLGQNFFTSGGSVTADTSLSVLAEAAAKNREIDDLQDMYETSLNELEADLKDKEAENQDLRDELLDAKTELDRSTRTSTSDKIFLENENRDLRRKLALAEDEVRTLRSKAGMMTDYETQIRHLRDDIALLTARRDSLYRSTSSFAKDDSILSSTIREEKKPGLADAQDEIHKLRSKAGLVDDYERQVRNLRDELSLASTKKSYLDNDVYSSLGSYRYTPRVGSPLSIDDPVQRVRQQNYISRWNDMFSQDRLDAMDTLRRYSDDYENNQRIIFLAIQEAFSVAKLAFRQFKMKVRANLAATHIGPETLEEAVQDYINRNTDLCDLTGMVADVIRALNRSPKVFLPPDATFSIVQPFIRESCKLAWNMSALAHPLDIAVATDAELFDNNKYRRSYDSEYTAPLVNHHIWPALMQGAKVLMKGEACTRRGASLGASRRSRSPTRSVSPSPRPRSRSRSASPSRRIRSRSVSPSRSRSPFSSGAW
- the LOC128191441 gene encoding mitochondria-eating protein-like isoform X4 → MAESLRRLVNIGTFTVLQEKLERWLDNYYINTCDQNVARCCEIIELNAKVQGQLFKLLQVTAESGGMYGGASIIKSRLLPFLGQNFFTSGGSVTADTSLSVLAEAAAKNREIDDLQDMYETSLNELEADLKDKEAENQDLRDELLEAKDNLNRSLRESTSNKMLGEVEVRELRRKLALAEDEVRTLRSKAGMMTDYETQIRHLRDDIALLTARRDSLYRSTSSFAKDDSILSSTIREEKKPGDVYSSLGSYRYTPRVGSPLSIDDPVQRVRQQNYISRWNDMFSQDRLDAMDTLRRYSDDYENNQRIIFLAIQEAFSVAKLAFRQFKMKVRANLAATHIGPETLEEAVQDYINRNTDLCDLTGMVADVIRALNRSPKVFLPPDATFSIVQPFIRESCKLAWNMSALAHPLDIAVATDAELFDNNKYRRSYDSEYTAPLVNHHIWPALMQGAKVLMKGEACTRRGASLIEEIKGASRRSRSPTRSVSPSPRPRSRSRSASPSRRIRSRSVSPSRSRSPFSSGAW
- the LOC128191441 gene encoding mitochondria-eating protein-like isoform X1; translated protein: MAESLRRLVNIGTFTVLQEKLERWLDNYYINTCDQNVARCCEIIELNAKVQGQLFKLLQVTAESGGMYGGASIIKSRLLPFLGQNFFTSGGSVTADTSLSVLAEAAAKNREIDDLQDMYETSLNELEADLKDKEAENQDLRDELLDAKTELDRSTRTSTSDKIFLENENRDLRRKLALAEDEVRTLRSKAGMMTDYETQIRHLRDDIALLTARRDSLYRSTSSFAKDDSILSSTIREEKKPGLADAQDEIHKLRSKAGLVDDYERQVRNLRDELSLASTKKSYLDNDVYSSLGSYRYTPRVGSPLSIDDPVQRVRQQNYISRWNDMFSQDRLDAMDTLRRYSDDYENNQRIIFLAIQEAFSVAKLAFRQFKMKVRANLAATHIGPETLEEAVQDYINRNTDLCDLTGMVADVIRALNRSPKVFLPPDATFSIVQPFIRESCKLAWNMSALAHPLDIAVATDAELFDNNKYRRSYDSEYTAPLVNHHIWPALMQGAKVLMKGEACTRRGASLIEEIKGASRRSRSPTRSVSPSPRPRSRSRSASPSRRIRSRSVSPSRSRSPFSSGAW